One genomic region from Haloarcula taiwanensis encodes:
- a CDS encoding chemotaxis response regulator protein-glutamate methylesterase (regulates chemotaxis by demethylation of methyl-accepting chemotaxis proteins) encodes MADGVRAVVADDSHFMRSVISDILSDGGITVVAQARDGEEAVSAVVEHQPDVVTMDVEMPVMNGIEATERIMSESPTPVLMLSAHTDENADVTFEALDKGAVDFFTKPGGEVSMEMSRLKDQLVEMVSSVAAVDVGATRSHGGTSSDSGATATTAGGSATDRTETGGSSGQTASVANPTLVIGSSTGGPKMVEKVMENLPIEADLRVLIIQHMPEGFTGRFAERINTRSEYEVREATDGARIGGGEGLVAAGDQHMEVKNYRNGRLRTKLTQDDPVNSVRPAVDVTMRTAAETIDDPLVGLILTGMGEDGADGIRRIKQAGGKTIAQDEATSAVYGMPKRAVETGCVDTVLPIDDIADGIIDTITTEVT; translated from the coding sequence TGTCCGCGCGGTGGTCGCAGACGACTCTCACTTCATGCGGAGTGTCATCTCTGATATCCTCAGTGATGGCGGTATTACTGTTGTTGCGCAGGCGCGTGACGGCGAGGAGGCAGTGTCAGCCGTTGTCGAACACCAACCCGATGTCGTGACGATGGACGTCGAGATGCCGGTAATGAACGGCATCGAAGCCACGGAGCGCATCATGTCTGAGTCTCCGACACCGGTGTTGATGCTGTCGGCACACACCGACGAAAACGCCGACGTGACGTTCGAAGCGCTCGATAAGGGTGCGGTCGACTTCTTCACCAAGCCGGGTGGTGAGGTGTCGATGGAGATGTCACGGCTAAAAGACCAGCTGGTCGAGATGGTCAGTTCCGTCGCGGCGGTCGACGTTGGCGCGACGCGCAGCCACGGCGGGACAAGTAGCGACAGTGGAGCGACAGCGACAACAGCCGGCGGTTCAGCTACTGACCGGACAGAAACCGGGGGTTCGTCAGGTCAGACAGCCTCCGTTGCGAACCCGACGCTCGTTATCGGCTCCTCGACCGGCGGCCCGAAGATGGTAGAGAAGGTAATGGAGAACCTCCCCATCGAGGCAGACCTCCGGGTGCTCATCATCCAGCATATGCCGGAGGGGTTCACCGGCCGGTTCGCCGAGCGGATCAACACGCGAAGCGAGTACGAGGTCCGGGAGGCCACCGATGGGGCGCGCATCGGCGGCGGTGAGGGCCTTGTCGCCGCCGGTGACCAACATATGGAGGTCAAGAACTACCGGAACGGGCGATTGCGGACAAAGCTCACACAGGACGACCCGGTCAACAGCGTCCGTCCGGCCGTCGACGTGACGATGCGAACGGCCGCAGAGACAATCGACGACCCGCTCGTCGGGCTCATCCTCACCGGAATGGGTGAGGACGGCGCGGACGGGATTCGGCGGATCAAGCAGGCCGGTGGCAAGACCATCGCACAGGACGAGGCCACGTCCGCGGTGTACGGCATGCCAAAACGCGCCGTCGAGACGGGCTGTGTGGACACTGTCTTGCCGATCGACGACATTGCGGACGGCATCATCGACACGATTACTACTGAGGTGACCTGA
- a CDS encoding chemotaxis protein CheA: MDDQYLDAFIRESEEAITELNNSLLELESDPSNTEAMDSIFRTAHTLKGNFGAMGFDNAANLAHAMEDLLDEMRQGEMEVTPDLMDLVFAGVDQIEVIVGEIEEHGESETETDEMVDELRAVLEEGAAAAGGTEAGDDGDSSDSDESLTTDASVSDVDIDGDAVDEQVLQAEISVGESDMLGVDSMLAVESIEERFDVLDSSPSRADIEDGEFEDTFVLYLDGPDAATVDAELGTTGKVDNFDVTDVTDDLVSDGDTDDGDSGSGGDASADPDPGAEEEHSVDEIKSVRVDVDQLDDLHGLVEQLVTSRIKLRRGVEQNNLDSTSETLNELDKITANLQNTVMDMRLIPLKKVVGKFPRLVRDLARELDKDIEFEIEGEDIELDRTILTEISDPLMHILRNAVDHGIEPPEEREQAGKPRTGHITLRASRERDHVIIEVEDDGAGLDVDGIREKAIEKGVRSPEELDAMDDSAVYDLVFHPGFSTADEVTDTSGRGVGMDVVHDTVSQLDGSVSVDSEPGEGTTVSLRLPVTMAIVKVLFVKVGDEEYGVPIKNVDEITGTEEAKQVNGQEVIKHNDEIYPVIHLDDTFDIEGETANGDGMLVRIRESERQVALHCDSVNSQEEVVVKPLEGILSGTPGLSGTAVLGDGNIVHILDVVTL, encoded by the coding sequence ATGGACGACCAGTATCTAGACGCATTCATCCGTGAAAGTGAAGAAGCGATTACCGAACTCAACAACTCACTGCTCGAACTCGAATCCGACCCCTCCAACACGGAGGCGATGGATTCGATCTTCCGGACAGCCCACACGCTGAAAGGCAACTTCGGAGCGATGGGCTTTGACAACGCGGCGAATCTCGCGCACGCGATGGAAGACCTGCTCGACGAGATGCGCCAGGGCGAGATGGAGGTCACACCGGACCTGATGGACCTCGTCTTCGCCGGCGTCGACCAGATAGAGGTCATCGTCGGTGAGATCGAAGAGCACGGCGAATCGGAGACGGAGACCGACGAGATGGTCGACGAGCTCCGCGCCGTCCTCGAAGAGGGGGCCGCCGCCGCGGGCGGCACGGAGGCGGGAGACGACGGCGACTCGTCGGACAGCGACGAGTCGCTCACCACGGATGCGAGCGTCAGCGATGTCGACATCGATGGCGATGCCGTCGACGAGCAGGTCCTGCAGGCCGAAATCAGCGTCGGGGAGTCGGACATGCTCGGCGTCGACTCGATGCTGGCCGTCGAATCCATCGAGGAGCGATTCGACGTTCTCGATTCGAGTCCGAGCCGCGCCGATATCGAGGACGGCGAGTTCGAGGACACGTTCGTTCTGTATCTCGACGGCCCCGATGCGGCAACCGTCGACGCCGAACTCGGGACGACCGGCAAGGTCGACAACTTCGACGTGACCGACGTGACCGACGACCTGGTGAGCGACGGAGACACCGACGACGGCGATAGCGGTTCGGGCGGGGACGCAAGCGCGGACCCCGACCCCGGAGCGGAAGAGGAACACAGCGTCGACGAAATCAAGTCCGTGCGGGTCGACGTCGACCAGCTCGACGACCTCCACGGCCTCGTCGAGCAACTGGTCACGAGCCGGATCAAGCTCCGGCGAGGCGTTGAGCAGAACAACCTCGACTCGACCAGCGAGACACTAAACGAACTGGACAAGATCACGGCGAACCTCCAGAACACGGTGATGGACATGCGGCTCATCCCGTTGAAGAAAGTCGTCGGGAAGTTCCCGCGACTCGTCCGGGACCTCGCACGCGAACTCGACAAAGACATCGAGTTCGAGATCGAGGGGGAGGACATCGAACTCGATCGAACGATCCTCACCGAGATCTCGGACCCGCTGATGCACATCCTCCGAAACGCCGTCGACCACGGCATCGAACCGCCAGAGGAGCGCGAGCAGGCGGGCAAACCGCGGACCGGCCACATCACGCTCCGGGCATCCCGTGAACGCGACCACGTTATCATCGAAGTCGAAGACGACGGGGCCGGGCTCGACGTGGATGGCATCAGAGAGAAAGCCATCGAGAAAGGCGTCCGCTCGCCAGAGGAACTGGACGCGATGGACGACTCCGCGGTGTATGACCTCGTGTTCCACCCCGGCTTCTCAACGGCCGACGAAGTGACCGATACCAGCGGACGCGGCGTCGGCATGGACGTCGTCCACGACACGGTCTCCCAGCTCGACGGATCGGTCAGCGTCGACTCCGAACCGGGCGAGGGGACGACCGTCTCACTGCGCCTGCCGGTGACGATGGCTATCGTCAAGGTGCTGTTCGTCAAAGTCGGCGACGAAGAGTACGGTGTCCCCATCAAGAACGTCGACGAGATTACGGGGACGGAGGAGGCGAAACAGGTCAACGGACAGGAGGTCATCAAGCACAACGACGAGATTTACCCGGTCATCCACCTCGACGACACCTTCGACATCGAGGGCGAGACGGCCAACGGCGACGGGATGCTCGTCCGCATCCGCGAGTCCGAGCGACAGGTCGCACTCCACTGTGACTCGGTCAACAGCCAGGAAGAGGTCGTTGTCAAGCCCCTCGAAGGGATCCTCTCAGGAACGCCCGGGCTCTCTGGGACGGCCGTTCTCGGCGACGGGAACATCGTCCACATCCTCGACGTGGTGACGCTATGA
- a CDS encoding chemotaxis protein CheR, with protein sequence MNKGSERTFNDLVEFIGEEMDFESGFYNDSYLDRRITARMRRTDTEDYQSYQQLLERDDGEREELLDSLSINVTGFFRNPEAWERLRPVLRELTDDNRRVRLWSAPSADGREPYSAAMLALDDRDIDARRVEITATDINADILEEARDGTYATSQTTDIADELEPLDDYTKYIEQDGTTFQVRDRVKEMVTFEQHDLIRGDPKRDFDLVFCRNLLIYIDSEFKVPIFETIRGSLREGGYLMIGMTETLPAECRDSFEAVDKRHRIYRRV encoded by the coding sequence ATGAACAAAGGTAGCGAACGGACCTTCAACGATCTCGTGGAGTTCATCGGCGAAGAGATGGACTTCGAGTCGGGCTTTTACAACGACTCGTATCTCGACCGCCGCATCACCGCGCGGATGCGTCGGACCGACACCGAGGACTACCAGTCCTACCAGCAACTGCTGGAACGCGACGACGGCGAGCGCGAGGAGCTACTGGATTCACTGTCGATCAACGTCACCGGCTTCTTCCGGAATCCGGAGGCGTGGGAGCGGCTGCGGCCGGTCCTCCGAGAACTCACGGACGACAACCGTCGCGTCAGGCTCTGGTCGGCCCCGAGTGCCGACGGCCGCGAGCCGTATTCGGCGGCGATGCTGGCACTCGACGACCGCGATATCGACGCCCGCCGGGTCGAGATCACAGCAACGGACATCAACGCCGACATCCTCGAAGAGGCCCGCGACGGGACCTACGCGACCTCCCAGACGACTGACATCGCCGATGAACTGGAGCCGCTGGACGATTACACGAAGTATATCGAACAGGACGGCACCACGTTTCAGGTTCGGGACCGCGTCAAGGAGATGGTCACGTTCGAGCAACACGACCTTATCCGGGGCGACCCAAAGCGCGATTTCGATCTGGTGTTCTGCCGGAACCTCCTCATCTACATCGACTCGGAGTTCAAGGTCCCCATCTTCGAGACGATCCGCGGGTCGCTTCGCGAGGGCGGCTACCTCATGATCGGCATGACCGAGACGCTGCCCGCGGAGTGTCGGGACTCCTTCGAAGCGGTCGATAAGCGACACCGCATCTACCGGCGTGTGTAG
- a CDS encoding phycocyanin alpha phycocyanobilin lyase has protein sequence MSLYELERDGKAQELIRLLRESDNERVKTRAAELLGNFDDHDDRRDVVNALVDAAQSDSDAITGAAIDSLDELGGDAITQLIGSMAGVDLEDDAADWVKAKAYMQVLDADVPELRMAAANGLGNLDQADAVPKLAERFEDPDPRVRARAARSAGKIGDSRATTPLESVLSDPKAGVRREAADALGNIGNRQALQALLPLYEDDDERVRRIAVGAFGNFGNDRPVDYLIEALSDESAAVRRTAVYSLIELLSNVPTEQSHEIRDTVVEKLSNTDDRSVVVPLVEILEESTQAAQRRNTAWMLGRVTSQEERDRVIESLVDALSDDDQMLRQFAATSLAELGGDDNMVERRLLKIVQDDDVDPEVRGQAIFTLGKVGGERSRKTLDKLIDETEHDVVRKKAFSAISKLGGRG, from the coding sequence ATGAGTCTCTACGAACTGGAACGTGACGGCAAGGCACAGGAACTCATCCGCCTCCTCAGAGAGAGCGACAACGAGCGAGTCAAGACCCGTGCCGCGGAGCTACTGGGAAACTTCGACGACCACGACGACCGGCGCGACGTTGTCAACGCACTCGTGGACGCGGCCCAGAGCGACAGCGACGCGATCACCGGCGCGGCTATCGACTCGCTTGACGAACTCGGTGGCGACGCAATCACACAGCTCATCGGGAGTATGGCCGGCGTCGACCTCGAAGACGACGCCGCCGACTGGGTGAAGGCGAAAGCGTACATGCAGGTCCTCGACGCCGACGTACCGGAACTCCGGATGGCAGCAGCGAACGGTCTCGGAAACCTGGACCAGGCCGACGCGGTCCCGAAGCTCGCCGAGCGTTTCGAGGACCCCGACCCGCGAGTACGGGCGCGGGCGGCCCGGTCGGCCGGAAAGATCGGCGACTCGCGGGCAACGACACCGCTGGAATCGGTCCTGTCGGACCCGAAGGCCGGCGTCAGGCGCGAAGCTGCCGACGCACTGGGCAACATCGGGAACCGCCAGGCGCTTCAGGCGCTGTTGCCGCTGTACGAGGATGACGACGAGCGGGTCCGGCGTATCGCCGTCGGCGCGTTCGGGAACTTCGGCAACGACCGGCCCGTCGACTACCTCATCGAAGCGCTTTCCGACGAGTCGGCCGCCGTCCGGCGGACGGCCGTCTACTCGCTCATCGAGCTACTGTCGAACGTGCCGACCGAACAGAGCCACGAGATACGGGATACCGTCGTCGAGAAGCTCTCGAACACGGACGACCGGAGCGTCGTCGTGCCGCTGGTCGAGATCCTCGAAGAGAGCACGCAGGCCGCCCAGCGTCGCAACACCGCCTGGATGCTTGGCCGAGTCACCAGTCAGGAGGAACGAGACCGCGTCATCGAATCGCTGGTCGATGCGCTCAGCGACGACGACCAGATGCTCCGGCAGTTCGCCGCCACGAGCCTCGCCGAACTCGGCGGCGACGACAACATGGTGGAGCGGCGGCTCCTCAAAATCGTGCAGGACGACGACGTCGACCCCGAGGTCCGCGGACAGGCCATCTTCACGCTCGGGAAGGTCGGGGGTGAGCGGTCCCGGAAGACGCTGGATAAACTCATCGACGAGACGGAACACGACGTAGTCCGGAAGAAGGCCTTCTCGGCTATCTCGAAGCTCGGTGGCCGCGGATGA
- a CDS encoding chemotaxis protein CheF1, translating into MSDGEHALVDTKGKFVQVVSDGRKRNDIEWLPGRILLSNKRLVLATNDGKRTIPLSKVSSVTASQMNQPLAQVDSYIKVQAGRNVTLISAKKAEEFQEKLYSTLLDQTVVLVNHPAVKGGVVQDGGWEKGRLKLDGDCINLAIASGTFVELDIDDVGTVEAKEKTIRGDERPLLEVEHTIEGTSVETHISGTPRHVSLIEGLVRQGEQRNIADDVDLSDKETQVLMALYSGISPFKIPDFVDMEIEEVEAVYDRLIEADILEPVRTRREVQLEARGRSIASDAMADQ; encoded by the coding sequence ATGAGTGACGGAGAACACGCACTGGTCGATACGAAGGGGAAGTTCGTCCAGGTCGTCTCGGACGGGCGCAAACGCAACGACATCGAGTGGCTACCCGGTCGAATTTTGCTCTCGAACAAGCGGCTCGTCCTTGCAACCAACGACGGCAAGCGGACCATCCCGCTATCGAAGGTCAGCAGCGTCACGGCCAGCCAGATGAACCAGCCACTCGCACAGGTCGACAGCTACATCAAGGTGCAGGCTGGCCGGAACGTGACACTCATTTCGGCAAAGAAGGCCGAGGAGTTCCAGGAGAAACTGTACAGTACGCTGCTCGACCAGACCGTTGTCCTCGTCAACCACCCCGCAGTCAAGGGTGGCGTTGTTCAGGACGGCGGCTGGGAGAAGGGGCGGCTCAAGCTCGACGGCGACTGCATCAATCTGGCCATCGCCAGCGGTACGTTCGTCGAACTGGACATCGACGACGTTGGGACCGTCGAAGCCAAGGAGAAGACGATTCGGGGCGACGAGCGACCGTTGCTGGAGGTCGAACACACCATCGAGGGCACCAGCGTCGAGACCCACATCTCGGGGACGCCGCGTCACGTCTCGCTCATCGAGGGGCTCGTCCGGCAGGGCGAGCAGCGCAATATCGCCGACGACGTGGACCTCTCCGACAAAGAGACGCAGGTGCTGATGGCGCTGTACTCCGGCATCTCACCGTTCAAGATCCCGGACTTCGTCGACATGGAGATCGAGGAAGTCGAAGCCGTGTACGACAGGCTGATCGAGGCCGATATCCTCGAACCGGTCCGGACACGCCGGGAGGTACAGCTGGAGGCCCGTGGCCGCTCGATTGCGAGCGATGCGATGGCTGACCAGTAA
- a CDS encoding 30S ribosomal protein S6e — translation MAEFTVAVSDPEDGHTYQIDVDGQDANRFIGRELGDEVDGGAVGLDGYTLELTGGSDTSGRPMRPDVRGVMTKEIMSDGGVGFEPTTDGERKRITVRGREVSDDTRQINAKITARGSDDVADLLGDDE, via the coding sequence ATGGCAGAATTCACGGTCGCCGTCTCCGACCCGGAGGACGGCCACACCTACCAGATCGACGTTGACGGACAGGACGCAAATCGCTTCATCGGCCGCGAGCTCGGCGACGAGGTCGACGGCGGGGCCGTCGGGCTCGACGGGTACACGCTCGAACTGACCGGCGGCTCGGACACCTCCGGCCGACCGATGCGACCTGACGTTCGCGGCGTCATGACGAAAGAGATCATGTCCGATGGCGGCGTCGGCTTCGAGCCGACCACCGACGGCGAGCGCAAGCGGATCACCGTCCGCGGCCGCGAGGTCAGCGATGACACGCGCCAGATCAACGCGAAGATCACGGCCCGCGGCAGCGACGACGTGGCCGACCTTCTCGGCGACGACGAGTAA